Proteins from a single region of Rhodospirillales bacterium:
- a CDS encoding PQQ-dependent sugar dehydrogenase: MTRALYFALLILFTLGCFRPAAADIRHGLDQRPSNTTCLAPALALANPNVEAVVAFPNFKFNHPISLDQPSDNPDRWFVAQRGGVIRTFTNDPNLAPRVALNISSYLDATDQVGFRDSQEWGITSIALHPQFSKNGYMYVAYNYRRTPTSPITSVVSRFTAGASKTTFDPGTDKVLLTIEQTAALHHIGQLQFGLDGYLYISSGDGSLVLPDTRTMRAQDPFDLHGKILRIDVDHGDPYAVPADNPYASGTLGAPEVYALGFRNPWRFSIDRKTGEIWEGDVGQDTREEINHVVKGGNYGWPIYEGSVCRQKSCNPAGLTPPTYEFVTRENGAAVIGGAVYRGSDIPALDGVYIFGAVFSASIAGLDPASSYGRIEVATVPRSLSPSSFGQDARGEIYIINGQTGNKIFKLVPKSGTTATAAASSPVASRLSQTGCVNPDNPQEFAAGVIPYDVNMLLWSDGADKTRGMALPNSGTIGVNADGDYDFPARTVLIKMFSFAGRPHETRLFMRHPNGEWRGYTYEWRADLSDADLLTDGKTKTIANGAGGTVNWTYPSPAQCLECHNEAAGFSLGLETAQLNRDFVYPSTGRSSNQIATLDHIGMYSTTMPPFAELPALASRYLTSTSMIRRARSYLHANCALCHRPDGLAQTTIDFRYSTATDAMNICDAAPIAGNLGVADAKLLAPGDPAHSIIPLRMRRLNTYRMPPIGTGVVDSFILRTALTPWINRADVCAAAVDTDGDGVPNNADNCIRTFNPDQADDDRDGYGNACDGDLNNDLKTDAADLSMLTAALGKRRNDPGFIYRADLNHDLIIDAADRAILQGMMGKAPGPSALRP, from the coding sequence ATGACTCGGGCGCTTTATTTCGCATTGTTAATTTTATTTACTCTTGGCTGCTTTCGGCCGGCGGCTGCCGACATCCGGCATGGTCTGGATCAACGGCCTTCGAACACGACCTGTCTCGCCCCCGCGCTGGCGCTGGCCAATCCGAATGTCGAAGCGGTCGTCGCATTTCCCAATTTCAAGTTCAATCATCCGATTTCCCTCGATCAACCGTCGGACAATCCCGATCGATGGTTCGTCGCGCAGCGCGGTGGCGTCATACGGACGTTCACCAACGATCCGAACTTGGCGCCGCGTGTCGCACTGAACATCTCGAGCTACCTCGACGCGACCGACCAGGTGGGATTTCGCGATTCGCAGGAATGGGGGATCACCTCGATCGCCCTTCACCCCCAGTTCTCAAAAAACGGCTACATGTACGTAGCCTATAACTACCGCCGCACCCCGACCTCGCCGATCACGTCGGTGGTCTCGCGGTTTACCGCCGGCGCCTCGAAAACAACATTCGATCCCGGCACGGACAAAGTGCTGCTGACCATCGAGCAGACGGCGGCACTCCATCACATAGGTCAGCTTCAGTTTGGCCTGGATGGTTATTTATACATCAGTTCGGGCGATGGCTCGTTGGTCCTTCCTGATACGCGCACCATGCGCGCGCAGGACCCGTTCGATCTGCATGGAAAAATCCTGCGGATCGACGTCGATCACGGCGACCCGTATGCCGTCCCCGCCGACAATCCGTACGCGAGCGGGACGCTCGGGGCACCGGAGGTCTACGCTCTGGGATTTCGCAATCCGTGGCGGTTTTCCATCGATCGAAAGACCGGCGAAATCTGGGAGGGGGATGTCGGACAGGACACGCGCGAAGAGATCAATCACGTCGTCAAGGGCGGCAACTATGGCTGGCCGATCTATGAAGGCAGCGTCTGCCGGCAGAAATCGTGCAATCCGGCCGGGCTCACGCCGCCGACATATGAGTTCGTCACGCGCGAGAACGGAGCAGCGGTGATCGGCGGGGCTGTCTATCGCGGCTCCGACATTCCGGCGCTGGACGGGGTCTACATCTTCGGTGCGGTCTTCTCGGCGAGTATTGCCGGGCTCGATCCGGCGAGCAGTTACGGTCGCATCGAGGTGGCGACGGTCCCGCGCTCGCTGAGCCCAAGCTCGTTCGGGCAAGACGCGCGGGGCGAGATCTACATCATCAACGGCCAGACCGGGAACAAGATCTTCAAACTGGTTCCAAAGTCGGGGACGACGGCAACCGCGGCAGCCAGCAGCCCTGTCGCATCGCGACTGTCGCAAACCGGTTGTGTTAATCCGGATAATCCGCAGGAGTTCGCGGCGGGGGTCATTCCCTACGACGTCAACATGCTTTTGTGGTCCGACGGGGCCGACAAGACCCGGGGCATGGCGCTGCCCAATAGCGGGACGATCGGCGTCAACGCCGACGGCGATTACGATTTCCCGGCGCGAACCGTGCTGATCAAAATGTTCAGCTTCGCCGGCCGGCCGCACGAGACCCGTCTGTTCATGCGCCATCCAAACGGTGAGTGGCGGGGCTATACCTATGAGTGGCGCGCTGACCTGTCGGACGCCGATCTGCTGACCGACGGCAAGACCAAGACCATTGCCAACGGTGCCGGCGGCACGGTGAATTGGACGTATCCCAGCCCGGCGCAATGTCTTGAGTGCCATAACGAGGCCGCCGGTTTCTCGCTCGGCCTCGAAACGGCCCAACTCAACCGGGATTTCGTTTATCCATCGACCGGCCGGTCGTCGAACCAGATCGCCACTCTCGATCACATCGGGATGTACTCGACCACCATGCCGCCGTTCGCGGAGTTGCCGGCTCTCGCCAGCCGCTACCTGACGAGCACCTCGATGATCCGCCGCGCCCGCTCTTACCTGCACGCCAATTGCGCCCTGTGCCATCGGCCCGATGGCCTCGCGCAGACGACCATTGACTTCCGCTATTCGACGGCAACGGATGCGATGAACATTTGCGACGCTGCGCCAATCGCCGGCAACCTCGGCGTCGCCGACGCCAAGCTGCTCGCTCCGGGCGATCCCGCGCATTCAATCATTCCGCTGCGCATGCGGCGGCTCAACACCTATCGGATGCCGCCGATCGGTACGGGTGTGGTCGATTCCTTCATCTTGCGCACGGCATTGACGCCGTGGATCAACCGTGCGGACGTGTGCGCCGCCGCGGTCGATACCGATGGGGACGGCGTGCCCAACAACGCCGATAACTGCATCCGTACCTT